One region of Culex pipiens pallens isolate TS chromosome 2, TS_CPP_V2, whole genome shotgun sequence genomic DNA includes:
- the LOC120420378 gene encoding uncharacterized protein LOC120420378 — translation MNSFKRAKTTESGDMIYTEYKGKKYAVPRSEYKKPLPTIPGQPSLATTSSNLTGDSQPISSTSSANPIPTTDSFSLDALTESRQTLQPGPTSSSTRTITSSKGEPPAAIADSLLQLKSSVVDLIDKTISDIETKQQQQQQEKEQPAAAAFLHPGGDSNGAKVALHRMQNLQVLKTESFAQSKRDVRKKLYREIETILVRLKDMDFLE, via the exons ATGAATTCGTTCAAACGAGCCAAGACCACGGAATCCGGCGACATGATCTACACGGAATACAAGGGGAAAAAATACGCCGTTCCAAGATCTGAGTATAAGAAGCCCCTTCCA ACCATTCCGGGACAACCTTCACTGGCCACCACATCGAGCAACCTCACCGGCGATTCCCAACCCATTTCGAGCACCAGCTCGGCAAACCCCATACCAACGACGGACTCCTTCTCCCTCGATGCCCTCACCGAGAGTCGACAAACGCTGCAGCCCGGACCGACTTCCTCCTCCACTCGAACCATCACTTCGAGCAAGGGCGAACCGCCGGCCGCAATCGCCGACTCACTGCTCCAACTCAAGTCGAGCGTGGTCGACCTGATCGACAAGACCATCTCGGACATCGAgacgaagcagcagcagcagcagcaggagaaggAGCAGCCGGCCGCCGCCGCTTTTCTGCACCCGGGCGGGGACAGCAATGGCGCCAAGGTGGCGTTGCATCGGATGCAAAATTTGCAAGTTTTAAAGACGGAATCGTTTGCGCAGAGCAAGCGCGACGTGCGCAAGAAGCTGTACCGGGAGATTGAGACCATCCTGGTGCGGCTGAAGGATATGGACTTTTTGGAGTAG